The following proteins are co-located in the Spirochaetota bacterium genome:
- the xseA gene encoding exodeoxyribonuclease VII large subunit, giving the protein MEDHTYSVSEITRLLKKSIEGNPEFTSVWVKGELSNVTHHSSGHIYFTLKDESAVLSSAFFKYANKSLSFRLEEGMSVLAMGSFTVYEKRGSYQFIVAQVRLEGIGELLKRIEQLKKKLLEEGALDPARKKMKPFLPRRLGVVTSPTGAAIRDIVKVAMRRFPNIEIVLAPAKVQGADAAASIVRGIEELNRPVHSIDVIICGRGGGSFEDLLPFNEEPVVRAILASRVPVISAVGHQIDHPLSDDAADYAAPTPSAAAEIAVPVKSELAEEIDYLAIRAQTALTSRMGYLASRLSGIAALRCFRNPLEIVTMRELPLLDLEQKMASALKDSVAAGRQRLLALPDLYRLWRSEARGWRSRLDVAWGAVEKLSPRGVLRRGYSLATDARGRIIKSVTAVNPGETIGVAVADGSMGCVVNTIQREVRGGKEDAGKGKA; this is encoded by the coding sequence ATGGAAGACCATACCTACAGCGTTTCCGAGATAACCCGGCTTCTTAAAAAGAGCATCGAGGGCAATCCCGAGTTCACGAGCGTGTGGGTGAAAGGGGAGCTCTCGAACGTCACCCATCATTCATCGGGGCACATCTATTTCACCCTGAAGGACGAGTCAGCGGTACTCTCGTCGGCGTTTTTCAAATACGCGAATAAAAGCCTCTCGTTCAGACTGGAGGAGGGGATGAGCGTGCTCGCCATGGGTTCGTTCACGGTGTACGAGAAGCGCGGCAGCTACCAGTTCATCGTCGCGCAGGTGCGCCTTGAGGGAATCGGCGAGCTCCTCAAGCGCATCGAGCAACTCAAGAAAAAGCTTCTGGAAGAAGGGGCGCTCGATCCGGCGCGGAAAAAAATGAAACCGTTTCTTCCCCGGCGCCTCGGCGTTGTCACGTCGCCGACGGGTGCGGCGATAAGGGACATCGTCAAGGTGGCCATGCGGCGCTTCCCCAATATTGAAATCGTGCTCGCCCCCGCGAAGGTCCAGGGTGCGGACGCAGCGGCGTCCATTGTGCGGGGCATCGAAGAGCTCAACCGGCCTGTCCACTCGATCGACGTCATCATCTGCGGCAGGGGCGGAGGCTCGTTCGAGGACCTGCTGCCGTTCAACGAGGAACCGGTTGTTCGGGCGATCCTCGCCTCGCGCGTGCCGGTCATCTCGGCGGTCGGCCACCAGATCGACCACCCTCTCTCGGACGATGCCGCCGATTACGCGGCTCCCACGCCCTCGGCCGCGGCGGAGATCGCCGTGCCGGTGAAGAGCGAGCTCGCGGAGGAGATCGACTATCTGGCCATCAGGGCTCAGACGGCGCTCACCTCCAGGATGGGGTATCTGGCAAGCAGGCTTTCGGGCATCGCCGCCCTCCGCTGTTTTCGCAATCCGCTCGAGATCGTCACCATGCGCGAATTGCCGCTCCTCGACCTGGAGCAGAAGATGGCCTCCGCGCTGAAAGACAGTGTCGCCGCCGGTCGGCAGCGCCTGCTCGCGCTTCCGGACCTCTACCGCCTGTGGAGATCGGAGGCACGGGGGTGGCGCTCCCGCCTCGACGTGGCGTGGGGAGCGGTGGAAAAGCTTTCGCCGCGCGGGGTGCTCAGGCGGGGTTATTCCCTTGCAACAGACGCGCGGGGACGAATCATTAAAAGCGTAACGGCGGTGAACCCCGGCGAGACGATCGGCGTTGCGGTGGCAGACGGCTCGATGGGGTGTGTGGTGAATACAATACAACGCGAGGTGCGCGGTGGAAAAGAAGACGCCGGCAAAGGGAAAGCCTAG
- a CDS encoding alpha/beta fold hydrolase: MGVMAMKGLNRALKIGLVLLVLVVAVFIGAVWYFSSVLMHPGPFECTKEHFVYCGDPMELGIPFEQIEFQSSDGLMIRGWYMPAGKSAKAVVFAHGRGANRNEGMRFARPLHDEGYAVLTFDFRNCGESARSFNSMGYHEKKDIIAAVDFLEREKGMKSIGLMGWSQGAATGIIAMSEDKRIRAGIFEGGFANATDVIAEGAARDFGLPRMPLLPFVMWLYGVRGRLDTEAMNAEDVIGSIAPRPVYIIHGDADTMVYYKHGERLFAAAGYPKRMWTVKGGPHVECWQMDRKRAEGSVKDFFNKYL, translated from the coding sequence ATGGGGGTGATGGCGATGAAAGGGTTGAATCGAGCATTGAAAATCGGACTGGTGCTGTTGGTGCTCGTTGTGGCGGTCTTTATCGGTGCCGTGTGGTATTTCAGCTCGGTGCTCATGCATCCGGGTCCGTTCGAATGCACGAAAGAACATTTCGTGTATTGCGGGGACCCGATGGAGCTGGGGATACCTTTCGAGCAAATTGAATTTCAAAGCTCCGATGGTCTCATGATCCGCGGATGGTACATGCCGGCCGGAAAATCGGCCAAAGCGGTCGTGTTCGCGCATGGCCGCGGGGCGAACCGTAACGAGGGTATGCGTTTCGCGCGGCCGCTGCACGACGAGGGCTACGCGGTGCTCACTTTTGACTTCAGGAATTGCGGGGAGAGCGCCAGGTCGTTCAACTCGATGGGATACCACGAAAAGAAGGACATAATCGCCGCGGTGGACTTTCTGGAGAGGGAAAAGGGGATGAAAAGCATCGGCCTGATGGGATGGTCGCAGGGCGCCGCCACGGGCATCATCGCCATGTCGGAAGACAAACGCATCAGGGCCGGGATATTCGAGGGAGGTTTCGCGAACGCCACCGACGTGATCGCCGAGGGCGCGGCGCGCGATTTCGGCCTGCCGCGAATGCCGCTCCTTCCATTTGTCATGTGGCTGTACGGTGTGCGCGGTCGGCTCGACACGGAAGCGATGAATGCGGAGGACGTCATAGGGTCGATCGCGCCGCGGCCGGTTTACATCATCCATGGCGACGCCGACACCATGGTGTACTACAAGCACGGCGAGCGCCTCTTCGCCGCGGCCGGGTATCCGAAACGGATGTGGACGGTAAAGGGCGGCCCCCACGTCGAATGCTGGCAGATGGACAGAAAGCGGGCGGAGGGATCGGTTAAGGACTTTTTTAACAAATACCTTTGA